Part of the Candidatus Bathyarchaeota archaeon genome is shown below.
GATGGTGGGTGGTTTAATCCAGTCGATGTCAGCAGAAAGCGCAAATAGGGCAGCCTTGGGCGCAGGCGCCATCGTGATGGACGTCATTGCTAGGGACGACGGTCGTATGCCCTACCAAAAGATCCAGAGAATCAGGAACCTCAGGCCAGACATGATCCTCCTCGCTGGGGGTACTGACGGGGGCGCGTCGGGTCATGTCATGGAGATAGCTGAGCTTATAAAGGCCTCGGAGCCTAAGCCACGCCTCGGCATCGGCTACGAACTCCCCATCGTCTACGCAGGGAACAAGGCTCTAAGGACCCAGATCGAAAAGCTGATGGGGAAGGACTTTGCCCTAGACATGGTAGACAATATCAGACCTGTCTTAGAGGTGGAAAATACGGAGCCGGCTAGGCGTGCGGTCCATGAGCTTTTTATGGAGCACGTAATGAGCCACGCACCTGGCTATACCAAACTAATGGAGTGGACAGATGTTGATATCATGCCCACCCCGGCTGGAGAGGGGATAGCCATGCAGCTAATAGCAGATACGTATAAGCAAAACGTGCTTGGAGTAGGTCTCGGTGGTGCTACCACCAACGTTTACTCAGTAGTGGAGGGACGTTTTGTGAGGAGCGTCTCTGCAAACTTGGGCATGAGTTATAGCGTCACCAATGTGATGAAGGAGGCTGGGATCGACAAGATCATGAGGTGGATCCCCTTTAGCCTCGATAAAGAGGAGGTCTCTAGTCGGCTCATGAATAAGATGATTCGTCCCACCACTATCCCACAGACTCTGGAGGACCTAATAGTCGAGCATTCCGTGGCCCGGGAGGCCCTCCGGCTGGGGCTGGTCCACCATAGGACCATTGCTACCAGACTGAAAGGGGTACAGCTCGAACGGAGCATCGCGGATATGTTCAACCAGGAGGTGGAGGATACTTACGTCAAGATGATGGCCATTGACATCCT
Proteins encoded:
- a CDS encoding glutamate mutase L, with amino-acid sequence MAALRKPLDEMQYILATDVGSTTTKARLFHKKDGNWRFLVAGEAPTTVETPYEDVTMGVQNAVREIEELTGHRILAPDGKGIVVPSDRNVGVDLYCTTSSAGGGLQMMVGGLIQSMSAESANRAALGAGAIVMDVIARDDGRMPYQKIQRIRNLRPDMILLAGGTDGGASGHVMEIAELIKASEPKPRLGIGYELPIVYAGNKALRTQIEKLMGKDFALDMVDNIRPVLEVENTEPARRAVHELFMEHVMSHAPGYTKLMEWTDVDIMPTPAGEGIAMQLIADTYKQNVLGVGLGGATTNVYSVVEGRFVRSVSANLGMSYSVTNVMKEAGIDKIMRWIPFSLDKEEVSSRLMNKMIRPTTIPQTLEDLIVEHSVAREALRLGLVHHRTIATRLKGVQLERSIADMFNQEVEDTYVKMMAIDILAGTGGLLSHAPRRIQSMLILTDAWQPEGITRMFQDSVFMMPHLGVLASTIHKEAAWNIFDKDCLVRLGTCIAPAGTAELGEPVLKVEMTLSGGESLIMELDFGEVKLIPLAEGQEAKAIITPAKLFDMGDGPGTAVERTIMGGVAGVLLDARGRPLHLPEDDVQRKELLIKWFTSLGLYPEERLRELI